The genomic DNA CGCCCAGTTCCAGGGTGGCCCGCTTGTCCGTACCGGCGATCTGGCGGGCGATGGCCTTGCCGACCGCGGTCGAGCCGGTGAAGGCGACCTTGTCGACGTCCGGGTGCCCGACGAGCGCGGCACCCGTGTCGCCGTATCCCGTGAGGATGTTGACGACGCCCTTGGGCAGGCCCGCCTGGCGGCAGATGTCCGCGAAGAAGAGCGCGGAGAGCGGCGTCGTCTCGGCGGGCTTGAGGACCACCGTGTTGCCGGTGGCGAGCGCCGGGGCGATCTTCCACGCGAGCATCAGGAGCGGGAAGTTCCACGGGATGACCTGGCCGGCCACGCCCAGCGGGCGCGGGTTGGGGCCGTAGCCCGCGTGGTCCAGCTTGTCGGCCCAGCCCGCGTAGTAGAAGAAGTGCGCGGCGACCAGTGGGAGGTCCGCGTCGCGGGTCTCCCGGATCGGCTTGCCGTTGTCGAGGGTTTCGAGGACGGCGAGCTCGCGGCTGCGCTCCTGGATGATCCGGGCGATCCGGAACAGGTACTTGGCGCGCTCGGAGCCGGGCAGCGCCGACCACTTCTCGAACGCCCTGCGGGCCGCCTTCACGGCCCGGTCGACGTCCGCCTCGCCCGCCTGCGCGACCTCGGAGAGCACCTCCTCGGTGCTCGGCGAGACGGTCTTGAAGACCTTGCCGTCGGCGGCCTCGGTGAACTCACCGTCGATGAACAGGCCGTACGACGGGGCGATGTCGACGACGGAGCGGGACTCCGGCGCCGGTGCGTACTCGAATGCAGATGCCATGGGGATCAGTCCACCGTCACGTAATCGGGGCCGGAGTAACGGCCGGTGCTGAGCTTCTGGCGCTGCATCAGCAGGTCGTTGAGCAGGCTGGAGGCGCCGAACCGGAACCAGTGGTTGTCCAGCCAGTCCTCGCCCGCCGTCTCGTTCACCAGCACCAGGAACTTGATCGCGTCCTTGGAGGTGCGGATGCCGCCGGCCGGCTTCACACCGATCTGTACGCCGGTCTGCGCCCGGAAGTCGCGCACGGCCTCCAGCATGAGGAGGGTGTTCGCCGGGGTGGCGTTGACCCCGACCTTGCCGGTCGACGTCTTGATGAAGTCGGCGCCGGCCAGCATCCCGAGCCAGGAGGCGCGGCGGATGTTGTCGTACGTGGACAGCTCGCCGGTCTCGAAGATCACCTTCAGGCGCGCGGAGCCGCACTCCGCCTTCACGGCGAGGATCTCCTCGTACACCTTGAGGAAACGCCCGGAGAGGAACGCCCCGCGGTCGATCACCATGTCGATCTCGTCGGCCCCGGCCGCCACGGCGTCGCGGACGTCCGCGAGCTTGACGTCCAGCGCGGCGCGTCCGGCGGGGAAGGCCGTCGCGACGGACGCCACCTTCACTCCGGATCCCGCCAGCGCGGCGACGGCGGTCGCCGCCAT from Streptomyces sp. NBC_00654 includes the following:
- a CDS encoding aldehyde dehydrogenase family protein, translated to MASAFEYAPAPESRSVVDIAPSYGLFIDGEFTEAADGKVFKTVSPSTEEVLSEVAQAGEADVDRAVKAARRAFEKWSALPGSERAKYLFRIARIIQERSRELAVLETLDNGKPIRETRDADLPLVAAHFFYYAGWADKLDHAGYGPNPRPLGVAGQVIPWNFPLLMLAWKIAPALATGNTVVLKPAETTPLSALFFADICRQAGLPKGVVNILTGYGDTGAALVGHPDVDKVAFTGSTAVGKAIARQIAGTDKRATLELGGKGANIVFDDAPVDQAVEGIVTGIFFNQGQVCCAGSRLLVQESVHDEVLDSLKRRLSTLRLGDPLDKNTDIGAINSAEQLSRITALVGTGEAEGAERWTAPCELPSAGYWFPPTLFTGVSQAHTVARDEIFGPVLSVLTFRTPDEAVAKANNSQYGLSAGIWTEKGSRILAVAGKLRAGVVWANTFNKFDPTSPFGGYKESGFGREGGRHGLEAYLDVR
- the deoC gene encoding deoxyribose-phosphate aldolase, whose translation is MPTTAPAFSDATASDAALRRFLYGLPGVDAVGLEARAASLGTRSIKTTAKAYAIDLAISMIDLTTLEGADTPGKVRALAAKAVNPDPTDRTTPRTAAVCVYPDMAATAVAALAGSGVKVASVATAFPAGRAALDVKLADVRDAVAAGADEIDMVIDRGAFLSGRFLKVYEEILAVKAECGSARLKVIFETGELSTYDNIRRASWLGMLAGADFIKTSTGKVGVNATPANTLLMLEAVRDFRAQTGVQIGVKPAGGIRTSKDAIKFLVLVNETAGEDWLDNHWFRFGASSLLNDLLMQRQKLSTGRYSGPDYVTVD